In Streptomyces sp. NBC_00344, the genomic window CGGGTCGCGGTACTCGCCGTCGACCCCTCGTCCAGCCGGACCGGCGGCTCCATCCTGGGTGACAAGACCCGGATGGAGCGGCTGGCCGTCGATCCCGCGGCGTTCGTCCGGCCCTCGCCGACCACGGGCACCCTCGGCGGGGTGGCCAGGGCCACCAGGGAAGCCATGGTCGTGGTGGAGGCCGCAGGCTACGACGTGGTCCTGGTGGAAACCGTCGGTGTCGGCCAGTCCGAGACCGCGGTGGCGAACATGGTCGACTCCTTTCTGCTGCTCACCCTCGCCCGTACCGGCGATCAGCTGCAGGGCATCAAGAAGGGTGTGCTCGAGCTCGCCGACCTCATCGCCGTCAACAAGGCGGACGGTCCGCACGAACGCGACGCACGTGGAGCGGCACGCGAACTCGCGGGCGCGCTGCGGCTGATGCATCCCGCCGACGCCTCCTGGACTCCGCCCGTGCTCAGTTGCAGCGCTCGTGAGTCAACCGGCCTCGACACCCTCTGGGAGCGGCTCGAACAGCACCGCAAAGTGCTGGACGCCTCCGGTGGGCTCACGGCCAAGCGGTGTGACCAGCAGGTCGACTGGGCGTGGACCATGGTGCGCGAGGGGCTGCTGAAGCAGTTGCAGGACGATCCTCAGGTGCGCAGGATGGCCCCGGTGCTGGAAGAGCAGCTGCGGAGCGGCTCCCTGACTCCGACGCTGGCTGCCGACCGCATCCTCGGGGCGTTCCGCGGGGAGCCGCAGCCCTGACGGTGCTCCGCGGGCGGGGCCGGTGCGCGAAGCGGCCCCGCCTCCGTCCCTCAGTGCGTCCCTTCCGGCAGCGCGCTGCGGACCGACCGGGCCGCGGTCACCATATTCTCCAGCGACTCCCTGACCTCGGGCCAGCCGCGGGTCTTCAGCCCGCAGTCCGGGTTGACCCACAGGCGTTCCGCCGCAATGGCGCCGAGCCCCTTGTGTAGCATCCGGATCAGCTCGTCGCTGCCCGGCACCCTCGGGGAGTGGATGTCGTAGACACCGGG contains:
- the meaB gene encoding methylmalonyl Co-A mutase-associated GTPase MeaB, with protein sequence MPSVIDPDRYVKGVIEGSRAFIARAITLVESTRADHRALAQQMLTQLLPHAGQARRIGISGVPGVGKSTFIDAFGTMLTGLGHRVAVLAVDPSSSRTGGSILGDKTRMERLAVDPAAFVRPSPTTGTLGGVARATREAMVVVEAAGYDVVLVETVGVGQSETAVANMVDSFLLLTLARTGDQLQGIKKGVLELADLIAVNKADGPHERDARGAARELAGALRLMHPADASWTPPVLSCSARESTGLDTLWERLEQHRKVLDASGGLTAKRCDQQVDWAWTMVREGLLKQLQDDPQVRRMAPVLEEQLRSGSLTPTLAADRILGAFRGEPQP